The DNA sequence CTTTTTTGAACAAAGAAGGTGAGGCATGTGGGTATTGTGGCAAACTACCAAGTGAACAGGAATGCAAAAAGGATTCGGTCGCTGAAATGGGATAAGTACCGAGCCAAAACCCCCTCAACAAAGTTACTTGGGCAAGACCGACACTTTACAAGAAATTATAATTAAGGCAAAGGCAGGCAACCAAATTGCTTTCAGCACCCTTTTGGATACTTTTTGGAACGACGTGTATGCCTTTCAATTCGTCCGCACTAAAAACGAAAATGATGCCGAAGACATCACCATTCGTACTTTTTCAAGGGCTTTCGACAAAATTGATACTTATGATGATACGTATGAGTTCAAAACATGGCTTATTGCCATTTCAAAGAACCTGCATGTAGATCTCATCAGAAAAAGAAAAAGAAACATTCTCGCCGAGACCGAAACGCATAGTGAAGAAATGAAAAAAATACTTGATGAGAGCCCATCGGTAGAGGATCAATTGATTATCGAACAGAATCTCGCCAATCTATTGCGGCATATAAAAAAGCTGAAACCACACTATCAAGAGGTCATCAATCTTCGCTACTTCAACGAATTGAGCTATGCCGACATTGCAACAGCACTCGATGAGCCAGTCAATAATGTAAAGGTGAAGCTGTTACGGGCGCGAAAACTATTGGCTGAAATTATCAAAAAGAGCAACAATTCGCTTGATTAAGTCTATCATGGGTGTTTTGTATCTTTGTAGTTCAAATTATTAGCTATGTCAACAGATGTTGCTGAAAGCATATCGCCCCCAAAGCGGAAGCCGAATTGGCTGCGCGTAAAATTGCCCACAGGCCAAAAATATACCCAATTGAGGGGTCTTGTGGAGAAATATGATCTTCATACCATTTGCACCTCGGGGAGTTGCCCAAACATGGGCGAATGTTGGGGTGAAGGTACTGCCACTTTCATGATTTTGGGCAATATCTGCACCCGATCTTGTGGTTTTTGCGGCGTAAAAACTGGCAGACCTGAAAGCGTGGATTGGGCCGAGCCTGAAAAAGTAGCGCGTTCCATAAAGATCATGGGCATCAAACATGCCGTTGTTACCTCTGTTGATCGCGACGACCTCAAAGACATGGGATCGATTATTTGGGCAGAAACGGTCAAGGCCATAAGAAGAATGAACCCTGAGACGACCCTAGAAACATTGATACCTGATTTTCAGGGTGTAGAAAGACATCTTGACCGAATCTTAGAAGTTGCCCCCGAAGTCATCTCGCACAACATGGAAACCGTTAAGCGGCTGACCCGAGAGGTGCGTATCCAAGCCAAATATGAGCGTAGCCTCGGTGTTCTGGACTATTTAAAGAAAAATGGTGCCAACCGCACCAAATCGGGCATTATGCTCGGTCTCGGTGAAGAAGAGGATGAAGTCATCGCAACAATG is a window from the Muricauda sp. SCSIO 65647 genome containing:
- a CDS encoding RNA polymerase sigma factor — encoded protein: MGKTDTLQEIIIKAKAGNQIAFSTLLDTFWNDVYAFQFVRTKNENDAEDITIRTFSRAFDKIDTYDDTYEFKTWLIAISKNLHVDLIRKRKRNILAETETHSEEMKKILDESPSVEDQLIIEQNLANLLRHIKKLKPHYQEVINLRYFNELSYADIATALDEPVNNVKVKLLRARKLLAEIIKKSNNSLD
- the lipA gene encoding lipoyl synthase, coding for MSTDVAESISPPKRKPNWLRVKLPTGQKYTQLRGLVEKYDLHTICTSGSCPNMGECWGEGTATFMILGNICTRSCGFCGVKTGRPESVDWAEPEKVARSIKIMGIKHAVVTSVDRDDLKDMGSIIWAETVKAIRRMNPETTLETLIPDFQGVERHLDRILEVAPEVISHNMETVKRLTREVRIQAKYERSLGVLDYLKKNGANRTKSGIMLGLGEEEDEVIATMKDLRHVNVDVVTIGQYLQPSKKHLPVKQFILPEQFKKFEEIGLEMGFRHVESGALVRSSYKAHKHID